Sequence from the Amycolatopsis sp. NBC_00345 genome:
TCGCAGGACATGCTGGCGCGCGCCCGGCAGACCGCACTCGAGTCCGGCGTCTCGAACGCCGTGTGGCTCCTGGGCGGCGACACGGACGTGCCCGCGCTGGGCGGTCTCGTCGGCGATGGTCTGGCCGCGGTCACCATCGGGCAGGCCCTGCACTGGATGGACCACCCGACGCTTTTCGCCGCTCTGCGGCCACTGTTTCGGCCGGGTGGTGGCGTCGCGGTGGTCACCAACGGGCTACCTCTGTGGCTGCAGGACAGCGACTGGAGCCGCGCTTTGCGCGCGACGCTCGCCGACTGGCTGGGCCATCCGCTCACTTTCCCGTGTGGCACGGACGAGGCCAGCCACGAGCGCTACCGGTTGTCGCTCGCCGAGGCCGGCTACGTCGTCGGCGCCCGGACTGTGGACTATCGCGGCACGCTGACCTCGGACGAAATCATCGGCAACGTGTACTCCGCACTGAGTGAGGACACGTTGCCGCCCACCGGCGAACGCGCGGCTTTCGAATCCCGGCTGCGCGCGGCGATCGAGCCGCACTCGCCGT
This genomic interval carries:
- a CDS encoding class I SAM-dependent methyltransferase, whose amino-acid sequence is MSLGFSGEVTEFYHRYRRGYPPEVLDALAAEFSLAGDDVVLDLGCGTGQLTLPLAARVGTVVGMDPSQDMLARARQTALESGVSNAVWLLGGDTDVPALGGLVGDGLAAVTIGQALHWMDHPTLFAALRPLFRPGGGVAVVTNGLPLWLQDSDWSRALRATLADWLGHPLTFPCGTDEASHERYRLSLAEAGYVVGARTVDYRGTLTSDEIIGNVYSALSEDTLPPTGERAAFESRLRAAIEPHSPYVEPVRVTLLTGRVS